A genomic segment from Streptosporangium roseum DSM 43021 encodes:
- a CDS encoding EF-hand domain-containing protein, translating into MADDYATTFKIIDVDGDGLISATEMTRLMEVLGQPITPEAAEAAIARIDLDGDGLISLEEFGGYLK; encoded by the coding sequence GTGGCGGACGACTACGCGACGACTTTCAAGATTATCGACGTCGACGGTGACGGCCTGATCTCGGCCACCGAGATGACGCGGCTGATGGAGGTGCTCGGCCAGCCGATCACCCCCGAGGCAGCCGAGGCCGCCATCGCCAGGATCGACCTGGACGGCGACGGGCTGATCTCCCTGGAGGAGTTCGGCGGCTACCTCAAATAA
- a CDS encoding PucR family transcriptional regulator, producing MTIKEDSRLVVTGFGDRKRRSHELSDQRLWRSAPAEVARLLRPGLSEVADQVIKEITVRIPEYSRPSDEIYIRAIRLAVDEALRQFVDRIENPSTPWEPDVFRTIGRGEANEGRNLDPLQTAMRLGARVAWRRLTEQSERLGLTPQHLYDLGEAIFVYLDQLADAAAEGFDEARARAAGEIERRRRRLMDLLLSQPAASPDAIADLAKTAGWRLPKTVAGVALDEHSRGYRAPSLPPDVLSGLDRPGPCLIVPDPNGPGQAQTLEAGLRGWKAAVGPAVPLAAAATSLRWAREALDLHRRGVLTEERGVLRCSDHMATLIVFKDEELVSALTEVRLAPLAHLRPSQQDRLAETLLAWLRHGRGAGEVAARLHVHPQTVRYRLRQLEELYGDQLSDPDIRFELEIVLRARQSVSSGTA from the coding sequence ATGACGATAAAAGAAGATTCCAGGCTCGTTGTCACTGGGTTCGGCGACCGGAAGAGAAGATCTCACGAGCTGTCCGACCAGCGGTTATGGAGATCGGCTCCGGCGGAAGTGGCCAGGCTGCTGAGACCGGGCCTGTCCGAGGTCGCCGATCAGGTGATCAAGGAAATCACGGTACGGATCCCCGAATACTCCCGGCCTTCCGACGAGATCTACATCAGGGCCATCCGGCTCGCCGTGGACGAGGCCCTTCGCCAGTTCGTCGACCGGATCGAGAACCCCAGCACGCCGTGGGAGCCCGACGTGTTCCGCACCATCGGGCGCGGCGAGGCCAACGAGGGCCGCAACCTCGACCCCCTGCAGACCGCGATGCGGCTGGGCGCCCGGGTGGCCTGGCGGCGGCTGACCGAGCAGTCCGAGCGTCTCGGCCTCACCCCGCAGCACCTCTACGACCTCGGCGAGGCCATCTTCGTCTATCTCGACCAGCTCGCCGACGCGGCCGCCGAGGGCTTCGACGAGGCCAGGGCCCGCGCGGCCGGAGAGATCGAGCGCCGCCGCCGCCGGCTGATGGACCTGCTGCTGAGCCAGCCGGCCGCCTCCCCCGACGCGATCGCCGACCTGGCCAAGACCGCCGGATGGCGGCTGCCCAAGACCGTGGCCGGGGTCGCCCTAGACGAGCACTCCCGGGGCTACCGCGCCCCCTCGCTCCCGCCGGACGTGCTGTCCGGCCTCGACCGGCCCGGTCCCTGCCTGATCGTCCCCGACCCCAACGGCCCCGGCCAGGCCCAGACCCTGGAGGCCGGGCTGCGCGGCTGGAAGGCGGCCGTCGGGCCCGCCGTACCGCTGGCCGCCGCCGCGACCTCGCTGCGCTGGGCCCGCGAGGCGCTGGACCTGCACCGGCGCGGTGTGCTCACCGAGGAGCGCGGCGTGCTCCGCTGTTCCGACCACATGGCCACTCTGATCGTGTTCAAGGACGAGGAGCTGGTCAGCGCCCTCACCGAGGTACGGCTGGCGCCCCTGGCCCACCTGCGTCCCAGCCAGCAGGACCGGCTGGCCGAGACGTTGCTGGCGTGGTTGCGGCACGGCCGGGGCGCCGGCGAGGTCGCCGCCCGGCTCCACGTGCACCCGCAGACCGTGCGCTACCGGCTGCGCCAGCTTGAGGAGCTCTACGGCGACCAGCTCAGCGACCCGGACATCCGGTTCGAGCTGGAGATCGTCCTGCGCGCCAGGCAGTCCGTCAGCTCCGGAACAGCCTGA
- the ccrA gene encoding crotonyl-CoA carboxylase/reductase — MTLAQAVVDGADPEELARLEVPTTFRAAHTRKNEVGMFGRRPHGVDDVDKDITKSIHVDDVPMPELAPDEVLVAIMASAINFNTVWTAMFEPIPTFAFLERFGREDPRHDQNFHVLGSDASGVIVRMGAAVRHWKIGDRVVVSPAYVDEQDPITHADSMLGADLRAWGFETNYGGLAEFAVVRATQLLPKPKHLTWEEAACNMLCASTAYRMLVSERGSRMKQGDVVLIWGATGGLGAYAVQLVKNGGGIPVGVVSSEEKAALLRRMGCEHVVDRSQFEHLNDEKAWRRLGAEVRRQVGEDPHIVFEHTGKETFGASVYVARRGGSVVTCGSSSGYAHEYDNRHLWMKLKRIVGSHGANYQECHEVNRLLALGTLQPTLSTVYPLDQTGDAARAVQLNKHVGKVGVLGLAPAEDLGVEDRALRERIGEDRIRLFRS; from the coding sequence ATGACACTCGCACAGGCCGTCGTCGACGGTGCCGATCCCGAGGAGCTCGCGCGCCTGGAGGTCCCCACGACCTTCCGGGCCGCCCACACCCGCAAGAACGAGGTCGGCATGTTCGGCCGGAGGCCGCACGGCGTCGACGACGTCGACAAGGACATCACCAAGTCCATCCACGTGGACGACGTGCCGATGCCGGAGCTCGCCCCGGACGAGGTGCTGGTCGCGATCATGGCGAGCGCCATCAACTTCAACACCGTGTGGACGGCCATGTTCGAGCCGATCCCCACGTTCGCGTTCCTGGAGCGGTTCGGGCGCGAGGATCCCCGCCACGACCAGAACTTCCACGTGCTCGGCTCGGACGCCTCCGGGGTGATCGTCCGGATGGGCGCCGCCGTACGGCACTGGAAGATCGGCGACAGGGTCGTCGTCTCACCCGCCTACGTGGACGAGCAGGATCCGATCACCCACGCCGACTCCATGCTCGGCGCCGACCTGCGCGCCTGGGGGTTCGAGACCAACTACGGCGGGCTGGCCGAGTTCGCGGTGGTCAGGGCCACCCAGCTGCTGCCCAAGCCCAAGCACCTGACCTGGGAGGAGGCCGCCTGCAACATGCTGTGCGCCTCCACCGCCTACCGGATGCTGGTCAGCGAGCGCGGCTCCCGGATGAAGCAGGGAGACGTGGTGCTGATCTGGGGCGCGACCGGCGGGCTCGGCGCGTACGCCGTGCAGCTGGTGAAGAACGGCGGCGGCATCCCGGTGGGCGTGGTCAGCTCCGAGGAGAAGGCCGCCCTGCTCCGCCGGATGGGCTGCGAGCACGTCGTGGACCGCTCGCAGTTCGAGCACCTCAACGACGAGAAGGCCTGGCGCAGGCTCGGCGCGGAGGTCCGCCGCCAGGTCGGGGAGGACCCGCACATCGTCTTCGAGCACACCGGCAAGGAGACCTTCGGGGCGTCCGTCTACGTCGCGCGGCGTGGCGGCTCGGTCGTCACCTGCGGATCGTCCAGCGGCTACGCCCACGAGTACGACAACCGGCACCTGTGGATGAAGCTCAAGCGGATCGTCGGCTCCCACGGAGCGAACTACCAGGAATGCCACGAGGTCAACCGGCTGCTCGCGCTGGGCACGCTGCAGCCCACCCTGTCCACGGTCTACCCCCTCGACCAGACCGGCGACGCCGCCCGTGCCGTACAGCTCAACAAGCATGTCGGCAAGGTCGGCGTGCTGGGTCTGGCTCCCGCAGAGGATCTCGGCGTCGAGGACCGGGCGCTCAGGGAGCGCATCGGCGAGGACCGGATCAGGCTGTTCCGGAGCTGA